One Thermococcus eurythermalis DNA segment encodes these proteins:
- a CDS encoding HD domain-containing protein, with translation MNLEEFIPDPKTRALIEKTRDFAMHFFEREGTHGFSHVERVFNLCLHIGREEGADLEILALAALLHDIARPLEDAGKVEDHAAEGARIAKRFLLGLGYLPEKAEAVAHAIEAHRFSRGPEPQTLEAKILSDADKLDAIGAIGVARVFMYSGEHGRDIEASLKHFEEKILKLKDLMYTETAKRMAEERHRFTVEFIERIRREIEGEL, from the coding sequence ATGAACCTTGAGGAGTTCATACCGGATCCTAAAACCCGGGCGCTCATAGAGAAGACGAGAGACTTTGCCATGCACTTCTTTGAGAGGGAAGGGACGCACGGCTTCAGCCACGTGGAGAGGGTCTTCAACCTCTGCCTGCACATAGGGAGGGAGGAGGGAGCTGACCTCGAAATTCTCGCTCTGGCCGCGCTCCTCCACGACATAGCGAGGCCCCTTGAAGACGCGGGCAAAGTTGAGGATCACGCCGCAGAGGGGGCAAGGATTGCCAAACGCTTCCTGCTGGGCCTTGGCTACCTGCCTGAGAAGGCCGAGGCCGTTGCCCATGCAATAGAGGCGCACCGCTTCTCCCGCGGTCCGGAGCCCCAAACACTGGAGGCAAAAATCCTGAGCGACGCCGACAAGCTGGACGCTATAGGAGCCATAGGGGTTGCGCGCGTCTTCATGTACTCTGGCGAGCACGGCAGGGACATAGAGGCCTCGCTTAAGCACTTCGAGGAGAAGATTCTCAAGCTCAAGGACTTGATGTACACCGAGACCGCAAAGCGCATGGCGGAGGAGAGGCACCGCTTTACGGTCGAGTTCATCGAGAGGATACGCCGGGAAATCGAGGGGGAACTGTGA
- a CDS encoding KH domain-containing protein: protein MKAPICEVCLKTDDILCPADEKKLQDGVISELDVKVARLLYKLLGDVDIEFKKAVEAGDLIVIVVGEGDVPITIGKGGKNIKTLIRELGKRVRVIEGMKAETADELKKLASDLLYPAGVFGVNVVYRPGGDTYYKVLVFGRDRKKLPEKPEILESVLSQIVGKDVKISFV, encoded by the coding sequence GTGAAGGCGCCAATCTGTGAGGTTTGTCTCAAGACCGACGACATTCTGTGCCCCGCTGACGAGAAAAAGCTTCAGGACGGTGTGATCTCCGAGCTGGACGTCAAGGTTGCGCGTCTACTCTACAAGCTTCTCGGTGACGTTGATATCGAGTTCAAGAAGGCCGTCGAGGCGGGAGACCTCATTGTCATAGTTGTTGGTGAAGGTGACGTCCCGATTACCATCGGCAAGGGCGGAAAGAACATAAAGACCCTCATAAGGGAGCTCGGAAAGCGCGTCAGGGTTATAGAGGGCATGAAGGCCGAGACTGCTGACGAGCTCAAGAAGCTTGCATCTGACCTCCTCTACCCGGCGGGGGTCTTCGGCGTCAACGTCGTCTACAGGCCTGGAGGGGACACCTACTACAAGGTTCTCGTCTTCGGCAGGGACAGGAAGAAGCTCCCAGAGAAGCCGGAGATACTTGAGAGCGTCCTGAGCCAGATAGTCGGAAAGGACGTTAAGATTTCGTTCGTCTGA
- the aspS gene encoding aspartate--tRNA(Asn) ligase, whose translation MYRTHYSSEITEELNGQRVRVAGWVWEVKDLGGIKFLWIRDREGIVQVTAPKKKVDPELFKLIPKLNAEDVVAVEGIVNFTPKAKLGFEILPEKLEILSRAESPLPLDPTGKVKAELDTRLDNRFMDVRRPEVMAIFKIRSSVFKAIRDFFHENGFIEIHTPKIIATATEGGTELFPMKYFEKDAFLAQSPQLYKQIMMASGLDRVYEIAPIFRAEEHNTTRHLNEAWSVDAEMAFIENEEEVMGLLERLVAYAINYVREHNAKELETLNFELEEPKLPFPRLSYDRALEILTDLGKEIPWGEDIDTEGERLLGKYMMENENAPLYFIYKYPSEAKPFYIMKYDDKPEICRAFDLEYRGVEMTSGGQREHRYDVLVEQIKEKGLNPESFEFYLKAFRYGMPPHGGFGLGAERLIKQMLDLPNIREVILFPRDRKRLIP comes from the coding sequence ATGTACAGGACGCATTACTCAAGCGAGATAACTGAGGAGCTGAACGGCCAGCGTGTCAGGGTTGCCGGCTGGGTGTGGGAGGTCAAAGACCTCGGAGGAATAAAGTTTCTGTGGATTAGAGACAGAGAGGGGATAGTCCAGGTCACCGCCCCGAAGAAGAAGGTTGACCCCGAGCTGTTCAAGCTCATTCCGAAGCTCAACGCGGAGGACGTTGTGGCTGTTGAAGGAATAGTAAACTTCACCCCGAAGGCAAAACTCGGCTTCGAAATTCTTCCAGAGAAGCTTGAAATACTCAGCAGGGCAGAGAGCCCGCTCCCACTCGACCCGACGGGGAAGGTAAAGGCAGAGCTCGACACTAGGCTGGACAACCGCTTCATGGACGTTAGAAGGCCCGAGGTAATGGCCATATTCAAGATACGCTCAAGCGTCTTCAAGGCAATACGCGACTTCTTCCACGAGAACGGCTTCATAGAGATACACACCCCGAAGATCATCGCCACCGCGACCGAAGGCGGAACAGAGCTCTTCCCGATGAAGTACTTCGAGAAAGATGCATTCCTCGCCCAGAGCCCCCAGCTCTACAAGCAGATAATGATGGCGAGCGGCCTCGACAGGGTCTATGAGATTGCCCCGATATTCCGCGCCGAGGAGCACAACACGACCAGACACCTCAACGAGGCGTGGAGCGTTGATGCAGAGATGGCCTTCATCGAGAACGAGGAGGAAGTCATGGGGCTCCTTGAGAGGCTCGTCGCCTACGCAATAAACTACGTCCGCGAGCACAACGCAAAGGAGCTTGAGACCCTCAACTTCGAGCTGGAGGAGCCGAAGCTGCCGTTCCCGAGGCTCAGCTATGACAGGGCCCTTGAAATTCTCACCGACCTCGGAAAGGAAATCCCGTGGGGCGAGGACATAGACACCGAGGGTGAAAGGCTCCTTGGAAAGTACATGATGGAGAACGAAAACGCCCCGCTTTACTTCATATACAAGTATCCGAGCGAGGCGAAGCCCTTCTACATAATGAAATACGATGATAAGCCTGAAATCTGCAGGGCCTTCGACCTCGAGTACAGGGGCGTGGAGATGACCTCCGGCGGCCAGAGGGAGCACCGCTACGACGTCCTCGTTGAGCAGATAAAGGAGAAGGGCCTCAACCCGGAGAGCTTCGAGTTCTACCTCAAGGCCTTCCGCTACGGTATGCCGCCCCACGGAGGCTTTGGCCTTGGCGCAGAGAGGCTTATAAAGCAGATGCTCGACCTGCCGAACATCAGAGAGGTTATCTTGTTCCCGAGGGACAGGAAGAGGCTGATACCGTAA
- a CDS encoding BatD family protein, producing MKKLAALILVGLFLFVAPNVPAVSAEEVLYAKISSVNLGLGDKAVLGPYTFTFADVSPDFTTARISVSAGRESSPLILEEGKTVYYPSEQNPTFALSVVIWNIKNKPVVYLDIMSPLKLIDTVTLQEGKYYTLPSNFPRIKVKLTRSTNDYATFDVYFPYSSIPTTVRVSKGSGKGVNYKLSSEYYYQNYLYIKVTDSDSSSATFEVWLPKVASTDFKIIKSSQSGGSSGATAQNETLLVYNGLMYAGERLPLKVDDTTYYVKLISVVSTKASVEVYKGSAKVGTYFVNVGEVKPIPDTPLKVSIQKTEPQYSRATMLVYAPDGTQVTPILRPADIVAEIDAMPKEIMLGDSLVVVVSVENQGKGDAYDVAVAAPVPDNFELVSLTKSWTFKTFPAFTKMPALIYVLKPTKVGEFDIGKVTVTFYDDKSLETGQKKTVYSKSLTGIKVYNIPSIKVAAQAYNGTVWGEYVTAKAGEAVSVKFTLRASEGNPDYEFVRNATLILDMPDSISGEAVVPVGTVKAGETKTLQVKLNVLKESLSNVRATLVYLDPLGGKHRIELGNLVTINSIPPRVITKEVKVWPAPEELPTYVNKTLSELDDPTPLAEELANITAGYLPPESNPWKPLAIVFLLAAAVLGGVAYKYWDEAEKLREKLEKKKQRRPGGLPKKDEEEEKEEEQL from the coding sequence ATGAAGAAACTAGCGGCTTTAATCTTGGTGGGGCTGTTCCTCTTTGTTGCCCCTAATGTCCCCGCTGTGAGTGCTGAAGAGGTCCTGTATGCAAAAATATCCTCCGTGAACCTTGGGCTTGGGGACAAGGCCGTTCTCGGGCCGTACACTTTCACGTTCGCCGATGTCAGTCCTGACTTTACCACCGCTAGAATCTCCGTTTCGGCGGGCAGGGAGTCTTCGCCTTTAATCCTTGAAGAGGGCAAAACCGTATATTACCCATCTGAGCAGAACCCCACGTTTGCCCTCAGCGTGGTTATATGGAATATCAAAAATAAACCAGTCGTATACCTCGACATAATGTCTCCGCTCAAACTAATCGACACGGTGACCCTTCAGGAGGGGAAGTACTACACGCTACCGTCAAACTTTCCAAGAATCAAGGTTAAGCTAACCCGCTCAACGAACGACTACGCAACGTTCGACGTATACTTCCCGTATTCATCCATCCCCACCACGGTCAGGGTGTCCAAGGGAAGCGGCAAGGGTGTTAACTACAAACTCAGCAGTGAGTATTACTACCAGAATTATCTGTATATCAAGGTCACCGACTCGGACTCAAGCAGTGCGACCTTCGAAGTGTGGCTTCCCAAAGTTGCTTCAACTGACTTCAAGATTATAAAGTCAAGTCAGAGCGGGGGAAGCAGTGGGGCCACGGCTCAGAACGAGACCCTCCTCGTGTACAACGGCCTCATGTACGCCGGGGAGAGGCTGCCCCTTAAGGTAGATGATACCACATACTACGTGAAGCTCATCTCAGTTGTTTCCACCAAAGCCAGCGTTGAAGTCTATAAAGGTTCAGCGAAAGTCGGTACGTACTTCGTCAATGTGGGAGAGGTTAAGCCGATACCGGACACCCCGCTGAAGGTCTCAATCCAGAAGACCGAGCCCCAGTACAGCCGCGCCACAATGCTCGTGTACGCGCCGGACGGCACGCAGGTTACCCCAATACTCCGTCCGGCGGACATAGTGGCAGAAATTGACGCAATGCCCAAGGAGATAATGCTGGGAGACAGCCTTGTTGTCGTCGTCTCCGTTGAGAACCAGGGTAAGGGAGACGCCTACGACGTTGCCGTAGCGGCGCCCGTGCCCGATAACTTCGAACTGGTGAGCCTGACCAAGTCGTGGACTTTCAAGACTTTCCCGGCTTTCACCAAGATGCCCGCCTTAATCTACGTCCTTAAGCCCACTAAGGTCGGTGAATTTGACATCGGAAAGGTGACGGTAACGTTCTACGACGACAAGAGCCTGGAAACCGGCCAGAAGAAGACTGTATACTCCAAGTCGCTCACCGGAATTAAAGTCTACAACATTCCCTCAATAAAGGTTGCGGCTCAGGCTTACAACGGCACCGTCTGGGGCGAGTATGTAACCGCCAAAGCCGGAGAAGCCGTTAGCGTTAAGTTCACCCTCCGCGCCTCCGAGGGCAACCCCGACTACGAGTTCGTCAGGAACGCTACCCTGATACTCGACATGCCCGATAGCATCAGCGGCGAAGCCGTGGTTCCGGTCGGGACAGTAAAGGCCGGCGAGACCAAGACCCTCCAGGTGAAACTCAACGTGCTTAAAGAGAGCCTGTCCAACGTAAGGGCAACCCTGGTGTACCTCGACCCGCTCGGAGGGAAGCACAGGATTGAGCTCGGCAACCTCGTCACTATAAACAGCATCCCGCCGAGGGTAATCACCAAGGAGGTTAAGGTGTGGCCGGCTCCGGAGGAGCTTCCGACTTACGTCAACAAGACCCTCTCTGAGCTGGACGACCCGACGCCGCTGGCAGAAGAGCTCGCCAACATCACCGCTGGCTACCTCCCGCCGGAGAGCAACCCCTGGAAGCCCCTTGCAATAGTGTTCCTCCTGGCGGCGGCGGTGCTCGGAGGAGTTGCCTACAAGTACT